AAAGAATACCTGAGATCTTTAAGGATTTTTATAAAATAGAAATTACAAAACTCCTTAAAAATCAGATTGACTCAACGACATTGTAACACCACCTTAAAAGACGGTGCAAAGAATACTATTCGCTAAAATTGTTTGCTGATATCTAACGCTGAATTTAAACAACAAATGATAAGAAGAGTTTTATCCCATCAACGATTTTTTAAAATTAGGAGCTTCTCTGTGTTTTGTCGCTTGCTCGAAAGCATAGGCAATCTCAAGCAAAACAGGCTCGCTCCATGCGCGGCCAAAGAATGAAAGTCCAATCGGCAGGCCTTCAACAAAACCCATGGGTACCGTAATATTCGGATAACCGGAAATAGCTGCCGGCGAAGAGCTACCACCGGTAAAACTGTCGCCATTTACCCAGTCGATACTCCATGTTGGGCCGTTGGTTGGTGCGATTATCGCATCCAGATTGTGGGTATCCATCAAGGCATCAATTCCTTCTTTCCCTGCATAACGTTTCGAGTCGGCCAACGCCTGTAAATATTCTTCAGAACTCAAATCACCCTTTCCCTGTGCTTCTTCAAAAATCTCCTGCCCAAACCACGGCATTTCCTCATCGGCATTGGCATTGTTAAACTCAATCAGTTCTGCCAGCGATTTTTTGGGTGCAGAAGGATGTTCCTGCAGGTATTTATTCAGGTCGGCTTTAAATTCGTAAAGCAATACTTCGTAGGATGGGTTTCCCCACTTGCGGTTGGTTTCAAATTTCAGGTCCTCAACCAACTCCGCCCCGCTTTTCTGCATCGCCTCAACGGCCTTTTTCATTAATCCTTTTACCTTTTCATGCGACGGAATCATTTGGACAGCAATACCAATTCGTTTGCCTTTTAATCCGTCCGGCTTAAGAAAAGAAGTATAGTCGTTGTAGATCACTCCTTGTTTTAAATGCGTTTCCGCGTCATCAGCATCAAACTCAGCCAAAGCTCCCAATAAAATAGCTGCATCGGTAACATTGCGGCACATCGGCCCCGCCGTATCCTGGCTGTGAGCAATCGGGATAATTCCCTGACGACTCCAGGTTCCCAGTGTTGGTTTAATGCCCACTATCCCGTTAATCCCCGACGGACAAACAATCGAACCGTTGGTTTCGGTACCAATTCCGATGGTACAAAGATTACCAGAAACAGCAGCCCCTGTTCCGGAACTGGAACCACACGGACTACGATCGAGGCAGAAAGGATTTCTTACCTGCCCGCCTCGTCCACTCCATCCACTTGATGAATTGGTGGAACGGAAATTCGCCCATTCGCTGAGGTTGGTTTTCCCCAGCAATACCGCGCCGGCTGCGCGTAATTTTTTTACGATAAATGCATCCTTCTCAACTATATTTCCTTCCAAACCCAACGATCCGGCAGTGGTTTGCATTTTATCGCCCGTGTCAATATTGTCTTTAATCATTATCGGAATACCGTGCAAAGGCCCGCGAATTTTTCCGTTTTGTCGTTCCTCATCCAGCTTCCTGCCAATATCCAAAGCATCCGGGTTAAGCTCAATTACCGACTTTAAATGCGGGTCGACCAAAGCAATTCGATCGAGGTATTTTTGACAAATACGCTCGGCCGTCAGCTCTCCGGATTCCATTTTTTGCTGAAGCGCTAATGCCGATGTCTCATTTAAATCGAATGTAGCCAGATCAACTTCTTCCTGCATAGCAGACTCTTGCACACAAGCAGTTACACCACTTAAAGCGACAGCAGAACCACCCAGGGCTGTTGTTTTAAAAAAGGAACGACGTTTCATCATTATCAATTTTTTGATTTTACAACACTCAAAGAAATGGAAAATACTGATTTATTTCTAATCAGGAAAAAGAACGGCAGTGTAGCGATTAGCAATTCTTGTTAATCCACTCAACAGCCTTTTCAATATCAATGTCTTCCATACATTTAAAATGCTTTTTGGGACATTTGTGGTGGCCAAGCTTGGAACAGGGACGGCATTTCAAATCGGTCACCTGCATCATCTCCGACGACTCGCCGGGTTGGTACGGTGTCATTCCAAACTCCGGAATGGTATTTCCCCAAAATGAATAGATCTTCTTTTTAAAAGCCGCAGCAATGTGCATTAATCCGGTGTCGTTAGCCAACACTAAACGCGAGTCGCGCACCAGCGAAGCCGACTGATTAAGCGATATCTTTCCGGCAAAATTCAGCACATTCCCCTTCGACTGCGAAAGCACCTTTTCGCCTTCGTCGTATTCATTTTTACCTCCCAGTAAAATTACCGGATACTGAATTTTCTGGCATATCTCGCTGACCTTATGAACAGGCAGTTTTTTGGTAAAATAAGTCCCGGCAATTACAAAAGCCACATAACCATTCTGAAAAGATTCCGGCAAATCATCCTGATTAAACGAAGTTGTTTCATCAATAAAATAATCGAGCCCCTCATTATCGCTTTTCACATCAAAAACCGAAAGCGTTTCCAGGTACCGATCAACAATGTGAACGTCGGGCAAACGATTCATTTTAAATCGAATCATCAGAAACTTCTCCCAATTGATTTTATTCACCGCATACGACTGCATTTTTAGCCGACGCTTTATTTGATTGCTTCTGAAATTATTATGAAGATCGATAATATAGTCATAGTTTTCTTTTGCCAATTCATGGATTAGCATTCCCATATTATCCTCCAGAAAATAAACCTTATCGATATTCGGATTGGCATAAACCAGGCAGGCAAACTTCTTTTTGGTAACGAAATGCACTTCAGCATTCTCCACCTGCTGCTTCAAACCACGCACAACCGGCGTTGTAAGAACAATGTCGCCAATAGAGCTAAAACGTATAATCAGAAATTTGACCTTCATTTTTTCCAAAGTATCGAAGATATTGAAATTTTGCAGAACTCGGCTTGATGACACAAAAAATCCCCACAGAAGATTTCTGTGGGGATTCTTTAACTATCATAGATTAATTATACTATGTTGATTCAACAAGTACAATAATTTTATTTGCTTTATTTTCAATTACACCACCGTCAACTTCAAAATGCTGCTCAGCACCATTTGTTTCCTTAATTTTCAGCACTCCTTTTTCGAGTGTTGAAATAATTGGAGCATGGTTTTTAAGTATTTCAAAGCCACCTTTGCTTCCGGGCAATTGAATCAGGCTGACATCGCCCTCAAAAATTTTTTTATCCGGTGTAATTATTTCTAAATGCATGATTTTCCTTTCCGATTTTAGTTATCAGCTAACAATTTTTCACCTTTCTCGATGGCCTCTTCAATAGTACCAACAAGGTTAAATGCCGCTTCAGGATATTTGTCTACCTCACCGTTCATAATCATTCTGAAACCTTTAATGGTATCTTCAATCGAAACCAGTTTTCCTTCCAACCCGGTAAATGCCGAAGCAACAAAGAACGGCTGAGAAAGGAAACGCTGAACACGACGTGCACGGTGTACTACCAGTTTATCTTCTTCCGAGAGTTCGTCCATACCGAGAATTGCGATAATATCCTGCAACTCGGTGTAGCGTTGTAGCAACATAATCACATCTTGTGCACAGTTGTAATGCTCATCACCAACAACTTCAGGAGTAAGAATCCGTGAAGAAGAATCGAGCGGATCAACCGCAGGATAAATACCCAGCTCAGCAATTTTACGACTTAATACCGTTGTTGCATCGAGGTGGGCAAATGTTGTTGCCGGAGCAGGGTCGGTCAAGTCATCAGCAGGTACATAAACAGCCTGTACCGACGTAATCGAACCATGCTTAGTAGAAGTAATCCGTTCCTGCATAACCCCCATTTCGGTGGCCAGCGTTGGCTGGTAACCTACTGCCGACGGCATACGGCCCAGCAGTGCCGAAGTTTCAGCACCCGCTTGAGTAAAACGGAAAATATTATCAACGAAGAAAAGAATGTCACGCCCACCTCCGGCAGAACCGTCGCCATCGCGTAAACTTTCAGCAATTGTTAATCCTGAAAGTGCAACACGGGCACGTGCACCCGGTGGCTCATTCATCTGACCAAATACCATGGCCAGCTTCGATTTTTTCAATTTTTCAGGATCTACTTTCGAAAGGTCCCAATTTCCTTCTTCCATCGATTTTTTGAAGTCCTCACCGTAATCTACGATGTTGGCTTCAATCATCTCACGAAGCAGGTCGTTTCCTTCGCGTGTTCGCTCACCAACACCGGCAAATACCGATAATCCCGAGTGTGCCAATGCGATGTTATTGATCAGCTCCTGAATCAATACAGTTTTTCCAACACCGGCACCACCAAACAAACCAATTTTACCACCTTTTGCATAAGGCTCAATCAGGTCGATTACCTTAATCCCGGTGTATAACACTTCGGATTCTGTTGTTAAATCTTCGTATTTCGGTGGTTTATTATGAATGTTTAATCCTTCTTTTGGTAATTGCTCCAATCCGTCAACCGAATCGCCAACCACGTTCAGCAGGCGACCAAGTGCAATCTCTCCTTTTGGCATCGTAATAGGGCTACCCAAAGCATGTACCGCAGTACCACGCTGTAAACCATCGGTTGAATCCATAGCAACACAACGAATAGTGTTTTCGCCAACGTGTTGCTGACACTCTATTATTAAACTTTCTTTGCCTTCGCGGGGAATTTCCAATGCATCGTAGATTGATGGAAGTTCACTGCCTTCACTATCGAAATTAACATCTACTACAGGTCCGATAACCTGTAATATTTTTCCTATGCTCTGAGCCATATTGGATTAGATTTAAGTCCGGTTTAACCCGTTTTTCGTTAAAATTTTATAGACCCAACAAATTTAGCATTGTTTTGTTTTTATGCAAGATTGGTATTCGCTTTTGTAATTATATTTAACCTGATGAAAGTCCTCTAATGCTTACGTGTAAGCATTTTGTGCGCCAGGTTGCGAAGTGGCTGTTTTACAACATCCTGCACATCCAATTCATCTAAAATGCGGATAGCACCGTTAAAAAAGTCATTTACTTTTTCTTCGGCAATAATTTTCACTCCAATAGATTGATACAATCCGGTAACGGCAGCAATTTTTTCTTTCGGATCAAAGTCCTCTTTTTCTATCCAGCTTATTAGCGCTGTTTTCTCATTTTCTGATGCTTTTACCAGGGCGTTAATCAGTAAAAATGTTTTTTTATTGGCCAGAATATCGCCACCAATTTGTTTACCAAAAACAGCCTGATCGCCAAAAGTATCCAACAGATCATCCTGCAACTGGAAAGCCAATCCCAGGTTAATGCCAAAATCATAAAGCTGGTTTGCAAGGGTTTCGGGCGCATTGGCTAAAAGTGCCCCTACCTTTAAACTGCATGCCAACAAAACGGCCGTTTTTAAGCGAATCATTTCCAGGTATTCCTCTTCGGTAACATCCATTCGCTGTTCAAAATCCATGTCGAATTGCTGTCCCTCGCATACTTCTATAGCGGTTTTACTAAACACCTCCAGCACTTCGGGCAGCGCTTCCGACCGTTCTTCAAGAAAATACCGATACGACTGAAAAGCCATGGCATCGCCGGATAAAATAGCTGCATTTTCGCTAAACTGCTTATGCACCGTAGGGCGGCTTCTACGCACATCCGCTTTGTCCATTATATCATCGTGAAGTAGCGTAAAGTTGTGAAAGACCTCAATACCAACTGCTGCAGGAATTGCCTGTTCAACAGTTTCGGAAAACATATTGCAGGCCAGCAAAACCAACACCGGGCGCAAACGTTTTCCGCCCATATCAAGCGAATATTTTATGGGCGCATACAATTCAACCGGTTGATTACTGAGCAGTTCTTTCGAGCGCTTTTCAATTTCGGCACTCACTCTGTTTTGAAGTTCTTCTACGGTGTACATCAGTTTCCCAAATTTAATTTGTCATCCGAAACAATTTCCAAATCATCGAGTTCAATATCTTCTTCTTCATCGTAAATATGAAGGAGTGGTTCTTTAAAGGCCTCGGTTGTTGTAAGCC
This is a stretch of genomic DNA from uncultured Draconibacterium sp.. It encodes these proteins:
- a CDS encoding polyprenyl synthetase family protein codes for the protein MYTVEELQNRVSAEIEKRSKELLSNQPVELYAPIKYSLDMGGKRLRPVLVLLACNMFSETVEQAIPAAVGIEVFHNFTLLHDDIMDKADVRRSRPTVHKQFSENAAILSGDAMAFQSYRYFLEERSEALPEVLEVFSKTAIEVCEGQQFDMDFEQRMDVTEEEYLEMIRLKTAVLLACSLKVGALLANAPETLANQLYDFGINLGLAFQLQDDLLDTFGDQAVFGKQIGGDILANKKTFLLINALVKASENEKTALISWIEKEDFDPKEKIAAVTGLYQSIGVKIIAEEKVNDFFNGAIRILDELDVQDVVKQPLRNLAHKMLTRKH
- a CDS encoding amidase → MMKRRSFFKTTALGGSAVALSGVTACVQESAMQEEVDLATFDLNETSALALQQKMESGELTAERICQKYLDRIALVDPHLKSVIELNPDALDIGRKLDEERQNGKIRGPLHGIPIMIKDNIDTGDKMQTTAGSLGLEGNIVEKDAFIVKKLRAAGAVLLGKTNLSEWANFRSTNSSSGWSGRGGQVRNPFCLDRSPCGSSSGTGAAVSGNLCTIGIGTETNGSIVCPSGINGIVGIKPTLGTWSRQGIIPIAHSQDTAGPMCRNVTDAAILLGALAEFDADDAETHLKQGVIYNDYTSFLKPDGLKGKRIGIAVQMIPSHEKVKGLMKKAVEAMQKSGAELVEDLKFETNRKWGNPSYEVLLYEFKADLNKYLQEHPSAPKKSLAELIEFNNANADEEMPWFGQEIFEEAQGKGDLSSEEYLQALADSKRYAGKEGIDALMDTHNLDAIIAPTNGPTWSIDWVNGDSFTGGSSSPAAISGYPNITVPMGFVEGLPIGLSFFGRAWSEPVLLEIAYAFEQATKHREAPNFKKSLMG
- the atpD gene encoding F0F1 ATP synthase subunit beta yields the protein MAQSIGKILQVIGPVVDVNFDSEGSELPSIYDALEIPREGKESLIIECQQHVGENTIRCVAMDSTDGLQRGTAVHALGSPITMPKGEIALGRLLNVVGDSVDGLEQLPKEGLNIHNKPPKYEDLTTESEVLYTGIKVIDLIEPYAKGGKIGLFGGAGVGKTVLIQELINNIALAHSGLSVFAGVGERTREGNDLLREMIEANIVDYGEDFKKSMEEGNWDLSKVDPEKLKKSKLAMVFGQMNEPPGARARVALSGLTIAESLRDGDGSAGGGRDILFFVDNIFRFTQAGAETSALLGRMPSAVGYQPTLATEMGVMQERITSTKHGSITSVQAVYVPADDLTDPAPATTFAHLDATTVLSRKIAELGIYPAVDPLDSSSRILTPEVVGDEHYNCAQDVIMLLQRYTELQDIIAILGMDELSEEDKLVVHRARRVQRFLSQPFFVASAFTGLEGKLVSIEDTIKGFRMIMNGEVDKYPEAAFNLVGTIEEAIEKGEKLLADN
- the atpC gene encoding ATP synthase F1 subunit epsilon, with the protein product MHLEIITPDKKIFEGDVSLIQLPGSKGGFEILKNHAPIISTLEKGVLKIKETNGAEQHFEVDGGVIENKANKIIVLVEST
- a CDS encoding glycosyltransferase family 9 protein yields the protein MKVKFLIIRFSSIGDIVLTTPVVRGLKQQVENAEVHFVTKKKFACLVYANPNIDKVYFLEDNMGMLIHELAKENYDYIIDLHNNFRSNQIKRRLKMQSYAVNKINWEKFLMIRFKMNRLPDVHIVDRYLETLSVFDVKSDNEGLDYFIDETTSFNQDDLPESFQNGYVAFVIAGTYFTKKLPVHKVSEICQKIQYPVILLGGKNEYDEGEKVLSQSKGNVLNFAGKISLNQSASLVRDSRLVLANDTGLMHIAAAFKKKIYSFWGNTIPEFGMTPYQPGESSEMMQVTDLKCRPCSKLGHHKCPKKHFKCMEDIDIEKAVEWINKNC